CCCTTCTCTACTTCTAGGGTGGGCATAGCGCCCAGCATATTGAGTAAATTGCCAATGCCTAAAATCGCCTGTGCTCCCCGCTGTAGCAGTCCCAAGCATCCCACCGCACGAATGTTGTCGAGGGAGTTGGGCAGCACATAGACATCACGGCCATATTCATTCGCTTGGTATGCCGTAATTAATGCCCCTGACTTACTCGGTGCTTCCATCACCAAAGTGGCACGACTGAGAGCGGCAATAATGCGATTACGTTTCGGGAAATGTGAGCGATGGGGCTGGGTGCCCGCAGGATACTCGCTCACCACTAAACCTTGTTCTGCAATACGCTGGTGCAGCTTTTGATTCCGCTGCGGATAGGGCGTATCGACTCCGGTCCCCAATACAGCAACCGTGCGCCCGCCCGCTTCGATACAGCCAATGTGGGCTTGGGTATCAATGCCCTCTGCCATCCCTGAAACAACCGTAAAGCCGTTTTTTGCCAGAGCATAGGCAATTTTTCGGGTCCAGCGTTTTGCATATTCTGACGGATCTCGCGTCCCCACAATTGCAACCGTTGGTGTAGCGCCCTGGTTCTCAGCCACAGAGACCTGTCCGTAGTAGTAGAGAACCGGTGGAGGATCGCCAATTTCTAACAAAAGGCGAGGGTACTCCCGATCTGAAGGCACCCAAAAGTTTTGATGCTGGTGTTCAGCGAGGAATTGCTCTGGATGAATGGCCTGTCGCTGACTCAGAATAGTAGTGAGCGTTCGTCCTCCAATTCCGCTGACCATCTGTAGCTGCTCGCCACTGGCAACCCAGGCCGCAGAAAGCGAGCCAAACTGGGCCAGCAGCCGCTGCAAAATGACGGGACCAATGCCCGGAATCTGAGACCAGGCCAGCCAAAACGCTCGGTCTGTCTCCACCTCTAAGGGTTGATGGATTTCACGGCCCGGTGGGAAAAGCCTTGCTTCGAGAGGGCCTGACCCAGCTGTAGCTGATTCTCAACGCGATCAACAAACATCACCCCGGTTAGGTGATCAATCTCGTGCTGAATCGCCCGCGCAAGTAGCTCAGTAGCCCATATTTTTTGAGGCCTACCCTGTTCATCTTTGTAAGCAACTTCAATCGCTTCGGGACGGGTCACGTCTAAATAAACCCCAGGAATGCTGAGACAGCCTTCTTGATCGGCGACGAGATCATCACTTCGCTTGCGGATTTGCGGATTGATTAAAATCAACGGTGAGTTAGCGGCTTCGTCGGGGTCAATATCTACAACAATCACCTGCTTCGGTACTGCAACCTGCGGTGCAGCCAGACCAATGCCGTCAGCACTATACATCGTCTGCAGCATCTCTTTAACCAACTGCCGAATATCGTTGTTGACCTGAGACACCCGCTTGGCAGGCTGACGCAGGACGCGATCGCCCAAAGTATGAATATTAAGAGGGGGACTCTTGAGCTTGCGTTTATCAAAAACAACTTCAGAAGACATAAGCGGCAACAGATGTGCAGTAACGTTTGCTAGCTTTATTGTACTCAATTTAATCCGCCCACTCTTGATGGGCAAAAGACTAATTCTGCTCAAGTCTCTGGTACAGAAGGCAAAAGGCTGTCAACGGCCAGAGAGTAGAGTGGTATTAATTGATCGAAACAACTCCATGTGAGGAGGCACAACATGCTGACCTATGTGCTGGTCTGGATTATGGGTTTAGGGAGTTTAGGTCTCTACCTGGCAGCCTACTTATTCCCCGAGGTCCACCGTAAGAATGACTTTATTTGGGGTGGAGTAGGGCTGTTTTATGCCCTCGTTCTGTGGGCCAATGCCAAAACGATTCCAGGGAGTCTGCTATTAGGTCAAATTGCCAGCGTTAGCCTGATCGTCTGGCTGGGCCAACAGACGATTCAGCAGCGCGCGTCATTAGCCTCACCTGACATCCCCCGTCCTGAGTCAGGGTCAGTAAGCGGTCGTCTTCGAGGCATTGTGCTTCAGGCATGGAAGCTGATCGAGCCACTCATCGCCTTGATTTCAGGCTTCGTTGCCAAAGTACTCGAAAAGCCTCAAGAGGCAAACATTGCAGAGATCGAAGTAGGGGTTACCGAGGAGGCAAAACCGAACTTTCTCAATCAGCTCACTGATCCCCTCTCTAATTTGTCAGGCAATTTGACTGGGTTATTTAAGTCCGGTGAGAAAAGTCCACAAACCGTCAATACTGTAACTATCAAGGCAACACCGGCCTCTGAAGATACAGTAAAAGGCAAAGCCGCATCAGTGGTGACGGAGCCTGCAAGCAAAGAAACACCGCAGAACCTCGATCCGGTTGGGGACGCTCCAGAAAAAGCAGCAGAAGCTGAAGTTTCACCGCCGCCGGAGGTTGAAACACCTCCATCTACTGAAAATCC
Above is a window of Acaryochloris thomasi RCC1774 DNA encoding:
- the def gene encoding peptide deformylase; this translates as MSSEVVFDKRKLKSPPLNIHTLGDRVLRQPAKRVSQVNNDIRQLVKEMLQTMYSADGIGLAAPQVAVPKQVIVVDIDPDEAANSPLILINPQIRKRSDDLVADQEGCLSIPGVYLDVTRPEAIEVAYKDEQGRPQKIWATELLARAIQHEIDHLTGVMFVDRVENQLQLGQALSKQGFSHRAVKSINP
- the dprA gene encoding DNA-processing protein DprA, giving the protein METDRAFWLAWSQIPGIGPVILQRLLAQFGSLSAAWVASGEQLQMVSGIGGRTLTTILSQRQAIHPEQFLAEHQHQNFWVPSDREYPRLLLEIGDPPPVLYYYGQVSVAENQGATPTVAIVGTRDPSEYAKRWTRKIAYALAKNGFTVVSGMAEGIDTQAHIGCIEAGGRTVAVLGTGVDTPYPQRNQKLHQRIAEQGLVVSEYPAGTQPHRSHFPKRNRIIAALSRATLVMEAPSKSGALITAYQANEYGRDVYVLPNSLDNIRAVGCLGLLQRGAQAILGIGNLLNMLGAMPTLEVEKGIETAPAQAALASPALTPVQESLVVALKELVQGTGEVGIPFDLIVEKMHIPTGELSSTLLQLELLGVVVQHPGMRYSLG
- a CDS encoding Ycf66 family protein, translated to MLTYVLVWIMGLGSLGLYLAAYLFPEVHRKNDFIWGGVGLFYALVLWANAKTIPGSLLLGQIASVSLIVWLGQQTIQQRASLASPDIPRPESGSVSGRLRGIVLQAWKLIEPLIALISGFVAKVLEKPQEANIAEIEVGVTEEAKPNFLNQLTDPLSNLSGNLTGLFKSGEKSPQTVNTVTIKATPASEDTVKGKAASVVTEPASKETPQNLDPVGDAPEKAAEAEVSPPPEVETPPSTENPSEPLDVSSAQEEETSESPITVEVPMAETEATQTEATREVSQENGDEIPNATEPVDPQSALPPVEIDTDSPSHSSETIEVQPPAEQEQAAATTFDTPVSEGDTSETENSDAVGKDSTTAETSVESKTTQTAINSGDLQPEDKPEEWTAPDPLA